TCCATCCTGAGTTCTATGGCTTCTTCTTACTTTTATGTGTATGCACATCTTAATTCCTAGCTTCATTGTGCATGATTAAAAGAGATGGTAACGGGTAAGGTTTAcaatttatgtaatatttctcttttttttagttGAAGAGGAATacatcatgtgattcatacaaTGTATTGTTTTCAGATGTTAGCTAGGTATAAGAAGAAATAATAAATGAACGACTAAAGTTTAATTGGTCTGGAAGTTATGTAGAAAGTGAGAAGCAAAATAATCACAAATTTGGTCTTACAGACATTTGAATATTAACTTGTAAATCTAGTATGGCTCGTGATTGGACAAACAATAAGTATGGTCTTAATAATAACATAATGAtaaaaaatttggatttttacacAGGTTTGAAGGCTGTAAATTTGTACTGATTCTTACAAGCGTCCACCAGGCCTCTATATCACATCCAATGTTGGACTCGCGGGAGAATGTAACAGCGCCAAGTGGTGGACGGAGAGactttaaccaaaagaaaatgtGGTAGACGGAGAGATTGATCCGGTGAAAATACACCGTTCAGAAGCAGGATTCTCAGTGGAAATGATCAAGAAAATTACGAAATCCATTATCATTCCAAAGAATATTGGATCTCAACAAGATTTCCAATTGGCAACTATCGTATCAACTATCAAGGCACATCTAACACTTTACAGACACTCCTTTCTCTTAGCCTCTAAGATCCAAATTGTATCATAATGAACTATTTGTAATTTTGTATTGCCCTAAAAACGCCACTCCTGTTCTAAATCATCAACTAGCTATAGCCAAAAGGGTCTTAACCGACCTAGTTAGCACTAAATTTCACAACTGCATACTTAAGGCTCTAGACACAAGTGTAGCTGGTTTCTCACGTAACATATGTTGCTAAAAAAAGAGTGATAAATTTACAAGATGAAACATAGTTTGTTTGTGTTGAACAGAGTCAAAAAGAAGATTCAGAAAGAGAAACATCAAAGTGATTTGTGCTTgtaaagaagtaaaaaaaaagatttaatgcACTCACCTGAAATCATCATGACCCTTACCCACCAATTTGCAAAGAATTTTGGAGTTAACTATCCACTTCcttctattaaaaaaacaaaaaacaaaattcacatTGTGAAAAAACGAACGACGCATATGCATAAATAATAGGATCCCCAAAGAAACAGTACATAGAAAGGCAAGGAAAATAAGGTTCAAGGTCAAAGTGAACAAAAAACCTacctcttttgttttgtttggtatcTCTCCATTATATGATTGATTCATATAATAACATTTCCCCCcttacacacacacaaactCTTATAACCCATAACTGATTGATTCATTGattctatctctttctctcaatATGGACGAGACCGGTTTCCCCCATGATGGTTTCTGTCTGGTCCTGAGCCATAGTTATCTCTTCTTCTATCTCCACCACCATAGCCACCTCCTCCTCTACCACCACCGCCTCTGCACCATTTACAAGGACCACATTATTACCACGTAccaactaataaaaataagtcCACTGCTAAANNNNNNNNNNNNNNNNNNNNNNNNNNNNNNNNNNNNNNNNNNNNNNNNNNNNNNNNNNNNNNNNNNNNNNNNNNNNNNNNNNNNNNNNNNNNNNNNNNNNTTTCATCCACGAGTTTCTTGCTTTCCAAGGCAAGTCCTACTTGCGTGACTTCAAGTTAAGCATCGACCATGATGTCTCTAACAGCGATGTTTCTCTCTACGTGCCGTGTCTCGGTAGAGTGTTGGATATGCGGAAGCTTGAACGTTTCCAAGTCGAGAATAAGTTTGGACATGGTATCATTCTTTACATCCGGTTAACTCTTTCCGCGTGCGAGGCGTTGGTATGCTTAAAGCTCCATTTTGTTTGCCTGAACGAGTTCGTGTCTCTCTCCTTGCCCTGTCTCAAGATCATGTTCTTGGAAGACGTCATTCTCCCTAGCGACGCGGCCGCAGAGGCTCTCATCTCCTGCTCTCCTGTCCTAGAAGTTTTGAAAATATGCCTCAGTAAATATGATTCTGTGGTAGCGTTACGTGTCCGGTCGCTCTCGCTAAAGAGCTTCGCTTTAAGACGAGTGGAGCCTTTGTGCGCTCGTGGACGTTCGGTTGTGGAGCCTTTTTACGTTCGTGGATGTTCGGTTGTGATCGACACCCCGAAGCTTGAGTGTCTGAGTCTCATGGATTACTACCATTTCAAGAGCTTTAAGATAATCAGTGTGGCTGAGTCTTTCAAGGTTGATATTGGTGTCGAGTTTGACCTGATGAGTGATTACTTGTCGGAAACAAAGATCATCTGCAATCTTGTCAAGAATCTTTCATGTGTTAAAGATATGACCTTATCATGGAAAACTCTGGAGGTAATATAATAAACTCATGACAATCCAATTatagtgttttgtttttcttttattaatctCATTTTGTTTGTGCTCTTCTCTTTGCTtacagtttatatatatttacccaATCCCCAAACTTCATGACTTGACTCGTTTGCGTGCCACTATGTGCTTAAACTCATCCTCTAATCTATTGCCAACCGTTCTTGAGAGCTGCCCCAATCTGAAACACTTGATCTTGGTAAACAATTTTGCCTTAATAAACCTTTCAAGTTCTGAGATTAGTCCTGGTTTTTATTGAATTCTGTCTGATTTGTGTTTTTGCAGGAATTGGTTATTGATTCTCCGTATGCAAGGAGTAGTAGACTCTCCACTGTGCCGCTGCCTCGTTGTTTGGTGTCGTCCCTTGAATCAGTTGAAATGGAAAGCCCGGTCACGGAGATTGCTACTGAACTGAGATTGGCTAGATACTTTATGAAGAAGTCGAAGACACTCAAGAAACTCGTGCTACGTTTGAATCATGAGTCTACTGGAGAGAAACACAAGCCTGGTGTCTTGGAACGACTCATGACATACTCAAGGCGCTGTAGTTTGTCTCAGTTCGAAGTTCTTCCAGTGGTTCCAACTCCGAAACCATGGCCTGGGTATGTTTATGTAAAATCCAATAGGTTCTAAAGGCTGGTATGGCTTTAAGACTGATCATTTGGTTTGATTGTGATTTTTTTAGTCTCTTTATTAAACTTTTGTCTCAAGATTATGCACTTAGAATGTTTCTATCGCTAATATCATGTTCTTGGTTTGATTATAAGCCATTTGATAATGACGTAGAGTTTATGTGTATGTAGCACTTGTTGAGTCTGCCGTCAACAAGACAGCTAAAAAGTAGTTGTAATCAATACAAGTGCTTTGGTAATTGttagtatttaattatattcgtttttgtttccttaaataTTTCGCAAAACTCAttgtataaaaaaatagtttttgattaataaataaacCCTAAAGCTTTTTCACTTCATCTAACCACCTTTCACAACTAAGGTttagtgaaaataaaaagaaacctaACCAAGTATAAAAACTTTCTAAACAAATCATCTATAACACGACCAAGAAGACACTAAACTCTTATAATCAAACTTGCCATTCAAGAAAGCGTCACCACCCTTACGGTTCCTCACCTGTTGCTGCACCACTAACACCGAACCATCCGACGCAAATATACTCCCAGCCACAGTTTCTCCTATCACTCCAAGCTGGTGGTTCTCGCTCCACTCCGAAAGCCCTTCTAAAATCTTCGGATTGATTCCTTCTCTCTTCCCCGTTATCCACAGATCGTAGTCGTTGACGTTCATCGCTTGAATCGCAGCTAAAGTCTCCGCACCGTTCTTGACCACAACCTCCTTGTAACTAACCCTATCTTTACCTTCGTTCTTGACCCAAAACCACGTCACCACCCCATCgtccagcttcttctccttctcgtcCTCTCCTTCGTGGTTGAACGCTAAAAACCTGATCACCGTCAAGGTTATGTCCGGGTTCACAGTCATCCTATCGGCTAGATGGAGAGCTTCTCTGTTATCAGCCCCTCCTAGGAACAGAACAACAAAACGGTACGTTTCTTGTCTCACACGGCTCAAAGAATTTGAACGTTGCTGGTCATCCAAGGACCGAAACACCGCGTTTCTAAGCCGTCCCTTGTCGTAGTAAATACAAACCGAGCATGGCGTGTGCGCCAAGACATCCGCGTTCACGGACAACATCCCGGAGCTACGTAGCTCTGTAGGTGCAGCATCGTCGAGACGCTCTTTCTGATAAGGCAAGAGAATGAAAGCTGTTTTCTTGGTCAACGCTAGCTCGCAAATGTCTTGGTACATTAGACGCTTTGGAGCATGAGCAGTGTAGGCGTGAAGCGTTACGCATTCATCTCTATTCTCTTGGTACAACCTAAAGGCGCTTTGCACCTTGTCAACACGTCTGCTTCGGATACGTTCATGatgctcttcttcctcctcctcctcaacgTCTTTCTCTTCTATAAAAACCGGTGAAGCTCGTCCCATGAGTTCCACTAACTGGATAGCGTATATAGCAAAAGGGCTACTTGTGGTGGGGTAAGCTAGGTCAAGGAACGTGATTAAACCGGGCAATGCTTCGTAGTCAGACACGGCGAGAACCAAACCCATCTCGGTTGACGGTGGAGTGTGCTGGATGGTGCGGTGCTTGACGATCCTGTAAGGACGGTTTGGATCGTAAAGGAAGCTGATAAGAGGCGTTGATATACCGGTAATCACAAGCGTTTGCAAAACCAAAACAGTGAAACCGGCTAAACCGACGATACGTTTGTCTATCCAATGCAAGTAGAGTAACATATCAATCTGGCCTCTCAAGTTCATCATGAGACCGAGAGTGAGACTGTCTCTAGTAGGGACTTTAAAGAAGACAGCAGCAGCAACGACGGCGATGAACTTAGTGATGAATCCAACGATGACCATGTAGACGAGGGGAGAGAGCTCTTGGTCCCAAATATCGTTGGTAAGTAAGTAAACATTAGTGTTCAAACCCACCAAACCAAAGGAGAAAGGCATCAGGAACTCATGAATGAAAGTCTCGCTCCTAATAGCCAACGTGGAACCTAGAGGTGGACCGTGAGGGACAACCAACCCTAGCCAAATGGGTCCCACGCCTATAGACAAACCAAGCATGTCCGTGAGGAAACAAGCGACAAGAACACCCATGAGAATCATCACTATATAGTTTTGGTCCACGAGTTTCCCCTCTGGAGTTTGTGCAACCACCCACTCAAGAGCTCCTCTCACAACCAAAAGCATAAAACCACTGAAGATCACAACCGATACAAGGTACCAAACGATAGCCATGGCTCCTCCTCCGTCACCATGCATCATGGCTTCGAAAAAAGTAAGCACCAGGAtcgctgccatgtctccaagaAGAGCCACCGACATGGCGAACTTCCCCACCTCGGAGTTGACAAGGTTCATGCCTCTTAAGATGGTGTAGATGACAGGGAAAGAACTGAAAGCTAACCCAAACGCAATAGCTCCAATGGACGATATCTTCCTCATGTTTTTATCCATTTTGTGACGCATGGCCATCCCTGTGACCCCAACGCAAAACGCAGGGATTACAACACCTATTGCAGCAATGTACTTGTGCTTTCTTGGGGACTTTGCAACGGATGTAACATCGGTCTTGGCTGcagtgatgaagaagaagtaaaaGAAGCCCATTAGTCCCAAGTTTGCACATATGTAGTTCGAAATAGGTGGGAACACGTAGTAGTTGAAGTTTCTGCTTCCTCCTAGCATCGACGGTCCTACCATCATTCCACCCTTCAAAAAAACGTAAAACCattcttttattaattatattaaaaaaaaaaattatattcaataaaattcaagactttaaaaaaaatttatagtaaAAGGATTAATGATACGAACAATGATCTCGCAGACGATACGTGGTTGACGTAGAGGTCGTAGGAGGAAGCAAGTGGTTTTGATGAAAAGAATTATAATAACTGCTTCAAGCAAAAAAGTTGAAAATGCATAGTTCATAGCATTTTCGCCTCTGAACATTCCAAATGGTTGCTTACTGTGAATCTGCCGGCACACCACTGGAAGTCTGGCTGAGAAGGCTCGAGTGCTGACCTGGCCGCCTGTGTCTGGATTCTCCGGCCAGAACCCGAGATGGACTGGCAGGAGAATCTGGTCATTGTTGTTGGGGAAGTATCTTACCATGTAAACTATTCTTGCAGATCACGTTTGCTTTATCTAAAGGAAAACGATAGTGATCTCACTACAGAGAAAGAAGACACTAGATCCAAGATTGATGTTCTTTCTGAAAGAGATGTGGACATGCGTTATTTTGGGAACAATTCTAGTGTTTGCTTactctttattttcttcttaagtGTTTACTATTTTGTCTCAAAAATACGTCACAATAACtctattttcttgtagtttCTGACAGCTTTTGTTTTGTGGTATCTACGTTCATGAtgtatatttaacatatttagaGAATCCATCGAATTGAAGTGCATTCTtttggatttctttttttttatcagataTTTCAAAAGACAAATACATATTTATGCTTTTCTCTTTTATTCTTTCTGTCAGAAAATATCTGGACTTTGAAAAGTGTAAATTAAAGTATGTTTCTTTTCATATGAAATGCTGAAAAAACTGAGAAAAACGGAAATGTGTATAGATTTAAACTTTCCtagcttgttttttttttgaacaactcaAACTTTCCTAGctttgtttctattttctttaCAGTGTTAAGGAACATGCAAGGTTAATGTGGAAAATGTCACTTCTTTGGAACACTGGAAAATATCACTTAATTCCTTCAATTATGCAGTAGCACTTCCTGATATAGATGTGTTCATTCTCCATTATATGAGTATTTTCCCTTTCTTGTATATATAACATTATTGtcgtaaataatattttgaaatgacATTACTCTATTGTCAtaagttatattttgaaatgaaagaAATATAGATCCATCCACATTCCAATATTTAATGCATCATCGCTTTTGCGTTCTTCCACATACTCAGTGTCTGGTGGTCCAACCGACGATTTGTTGCCGTGCTGAGTTATGCGCCGTAGAGAACATAAAAGCTTAGCTACCAAAACACTATCGTATAAAACATTATTGTATTGTGGAGCCGGTCGCAGTCGCTACACTATATATCTAGAAGAATTTCATTGTTAAATAGTACTTTCATATAATCCTACGAAGTGTAATGGTCCAAGACGAACCTATAAATCATCGTTTATTATATGTAATCTTaatgaaaaagaataataaCGAATCTTGTGCTATAATATATGCTAACGCTCTCCAGCATGAAATCATGAATGATATCTTCTCTCAGCTTActattttttggtaaataatataaaaaacatttgtGGTGGGTATGGGAATGCATTAAACATGTGGTTAATATTAGAAAGATTCGTACATTATTGGGTACTTGAGActataaaatactataaatataCAGCAACGTGATCCACGACCAGTACTTTAACAtcacattacatatatataacacatGGAGTCTAAAGAGGAAGATGCATATGCATGCAAATCTCAGGGGGTCTAGTTGAGAAGTAGCTGTAAAGCTCAGGAGGGATAGCGCCATGACTCACCGATACTAGAAATGTTTGTCTATATACTGGCGCTATCCATCCTGAGTTCTATGGCTTCTTCTTACTTTTATGTGTATGCACATCTTAATTCCTAGCTTCATTGTGCATGATTAAAAGAGATGGTAACGGGTAAGGTTTAcaatttatgtaatatttctcttttttttagttGAAGAGGAATacatcatgtgattcatacaaTGTATTGTTTTCAGATGTTAGCTAGGTATAAGAAGAAATAATAAATGAACGACTAAAGTTTAATTGGTCTGGAAGTTATGTAGAAAGTGAGAAGCAAAATAATCACAAATTTGGTCTTACAGACATTTGAATATTAACTTGTAAATCTAGTATGGCTCGTGATTGGACAAACAATAAGTATGGTCTTAATAATAACATAATGAtaaaaaatttggatttttacacAGGTTTGAAGGCTGTAAATTTGTACTGATTCTTACAAGCGTCCACCAGGCCTCTATATCACATCCAATGTTGGACTCGCGGGAGAATGTAACAGCGCCAAGTGGTGGACGGAGAGactttaaccaaaagaaaatgtGGTAGACGGAGAGATTGATCCGGTGAAAATACACCGTTCAGAAGCAGGATTCTCAGTGGAAATGATCAAGAAAATTACGAAATCCATTATCATTCCAAAGAATATTGGATCTCAACAAGATTTCCAATTGGCAACTATCGTATCAACTATCAAGGCACATCTAACACTTTACAGACACTCCTTTCTCTCAGCCTCTAAGATCCAAATTGTATCATAATGAACTATTTGTAATTTTGTATTGCCCTAAAAACGCCACTCCTGTTCTAAATCATCAACTAGCTATAGCCAAAAGGGTCTTAACCGACCTAGTTAGCACTAAATTTCACAACTGCATACTTAAGGCTCTAGACACAAGTGTAGCTGGTTTCTCACGTAACATATGTTGCTAAAAAAAGAGTGATAAATTTACAAGATGAAACATAGTTTGTTTGTGTTGAACAGAGTCAAAAAGAAGATTCAGAAAGAGAAACATCAAAGTGATTTGTGCTTgtaaagaagtaaaaaaaaagatttaatgcACTCACCTGAAATCATCATGACCCTTACCCACCAATTTGCAAAGAATTGTGGAGTTAACTATCCACTTCcttctattaaaaaaacaaaaaacaaaattcacatTGTGAAAAAACGAACGACGCATATGCATAAATAATAGGATCCCCAAAGAAACAGTACATAGAAAGGCAAGGAAAATAAGGTTCAAGGTCAAAGTGAACAAAAAACCTacctcttttgttttgtttggtatcTCTCCATTATATGATTGATTCATATAATAACATTTCCCCCcttacacacacacaaactCTTATAACCCATAACTGATTGATTCATTGattctatctctttctctcaatATGGACGAGACCGGTTTCCCCCATGATGGTTTCTGTCTGGTCCTGAGCCATAGTTATCTCTTCTTCTATCTACCCCACCATAGCCACCTCCCCCTCCTCTACCACCGCCTCTGCACCATTTACAAGTTTTTGCAAGGACCACATTATTACCAAGTAccaactaataaaaataaagtccACTGCTAAAGATGAAATGACTTATCGATCCTTGTAAAGCATGGAAGACCAACTTAAAAAAAGCAACTTAGTAGGGGAATTACTATAACAGACTTCATATATAGccaaaatatatgtttggaAGAAGCATGAACAATGTAATCTTCACAAATCAAAAGCAGCCATAACTAAAACTAAATGATATGCTTAAAACGTGGATTATTTCCTATATAGACCATAAACGTAGTCTGATGGCATACATAATTCCTATCCTACTCTTTCTGTCATACCAAGACAAGCAAACTAAGCAGatcctgcaaaagaaaaactagGCCCATACAGTTCTTAGAAACAACAATACCTATACGATGTAGTCGTGGTGACAGCTAAATAGTACCGAGAGAGAAAATGTGAAGTAGTAATAAAGAATCAAGAAAGCTACCTCTGGTCAAAAGCAGGAGCTTTGGGCGCAGACTTCTCTGCCATCGTTACACCAATCTTGCTCCCCCTCATTTCATAATCTTCAAAACAATCAACCACCGATcaacaaaaatagaaattttttaagCAATTCAAAAACTAGACAGGAATTACACGGTACGTACTGTTGAAAAAGCCGCCTGCAGAGTGTGCGGCGCTGGGATCTTCATAAGCCAGGCAGGCGTCACCTTTATTCTTTCCCTTCTCATCAGTGTAAATCTTGATATTATAAGGCCACTGATCTTTGTAACCCCGCTTCTGCTTGATTCTTCCAACCTATGATAGATCCATCAGGAAGTGCACCCCCAATTAGCACACCAATAGACAGATACATAATCAAGAATCTAAGGGATGGAAACAGCTTATTCCGAGAAGTAAAAAACAACAACAGAAGTAAAAGACCAGTGTCATTACTTGGCCAATGCCACCGAAGAGATCTTTGAGTTCATCAGTGGTCACATCCGGAGGTAAATTAGAGATGTATATTCTAGCATTATCACAAGTTTCATCACAATTTGCGTCGCACTGCTTGACTTTTTCAGCAGGCGCATCTCCATAACTAGGTTCCTGGCGTCGAAGAGCATCATAGCCACCACCTCTACCACCCCTCGGTGCATCACCGCCATAACCCCCTGTGGGACCACCAGCATAGCTTGAAGGCGGGGGAACTGTTTCCATTCCATACCCCATAGGTGGAGGGTACGTGCCAGAACCGTCATAGGATGGAATAGCTGCCATAGGTGGAGGTGTAGGACCATTATCCCTATGTTGACTATTACTACCATAagagccaccaccaccaccatcacttCTACTCCTACTGCCACCATCATATCTACTACTCTCGTAGCTCCTACCACCACCACGATCGCTGGCACCTCCACCTCGGCTCCCTCCTCGATcaccagcagtaccagaaggaGCAGGTGCACCACACTTGTTACATTCAACTCTCCTTGCAAAGTTCACGTTCccacaactatatatatatatagaaaaacagTTTCCAGTGTAAAAACATACTTCTAGCAAGCAAAGAGATTCAGAGAATTTGATTTCATAATCCTAAGCAAAAACGAAGATTTATGCAATAACTACCTTGGGTTAGGGCAACGCCAGTCACCGTCTCTCCCGCCACCGTCTCTGCCACCACCACCTCTACCGCCGCCGCCACCTCCTCTTCCACCGCGATCACCTCCTTGGTATCCACCACCAGCTGAATCGAGTCAAATAATTAAGAGATGGGAATGCAAGTAAGGAATAAAGAAATCTAGAGAATCATAAGTGACAAATTCTTCAGATTTGGAACAATCAAAAATCACATACATACCTCGGTTTCCTCTACTTCCACCGCCGTGACCACCGTATCGACCATCGCCGCCGTCTTGATTGTACACACCAGACATGACCTAGGGTTTGCGATAGATAATCAGACCAAACACTAATTGTCTGCCTTTTTAGACGTTAGAAAATAGATTGTCGCgttttttgctatttttttttttttttttcactaataaaaaggaaaccaacgtaaaaatgtcaaaaggaaaacaaataaggaaacaatcACTGCTTAGAACATGAGacaatattgattttaaataacGTTTAGTTTTGCACTTTGAACAAATTGTCGATATGTCCGAGTGGTTAAGGAGATTGACTCGAAATCAATTGGGCTTTGCCCGCGCAGGTTCGAATCCTGCTGTCGacgatttatttttctaaaaaattgtgCCTTTTTTTTCTT
This genomic stretch from Raphanus sativus cultivar WK10039 chromosome 3, ASM80110v3, whole genome shotgun sequence harbors:
- the LOC130510107 gene encoding F-box/FBD/LRR-repeat protein At5g18770-like produces the protein FIHEFLAFQGKSYLRDFKLSIDHDVSNSDVSLYVPCLGRVLDMRKLERFQVENKFGHGIILYIRLTLSACEALVCLKLHFVCLNEFVSLSLPCLKIMFLEDVILPSDAAAEALISCSPVLEVLKICLSKYDSVVALRVRSLSLKSFALRRVEPLCARGRSVVEPFYVRGCSVVIDTPKLECLSLMDYYHFKSFKIISVAESFKVDIGVEFDLMSDYLSETKIICNLVKNLSCVKDMTLSWKTLEFIYIYPIPKLHDLTRLRATMCLNSSSNLLPTVLESCPNLKHLILELVIDSPYARSSRLSTVPLPRCLVSSLESVEMESPVTEIATELRLARYFMKKSKTLKKLVLRLNHESTGEKHKPGVLERLMTYSRRCSLSQFEVLPVVPTPKPWPGYVYVKSNRF
- the LOC130510108 gene encoding cation/H(+) antiporter 24-like; its protein translation is MVRYFPNNNDQILLPVHLGFWPENPDTGGQVSTRAFSARLPVVCRQIHSKQPFGMFRGENAMNYAFSTFLLEAVIIILFIKTTCFLLRPLRQPRIVCEIIGGMMVGPSMLGGSRNFNYYVFPPISNYICANLGLMGFFYFFFITAAKTDVTSVAKSPRKHKYIAAIGVVIPAFCVGVTGMAMRHKMDKNMRKISSIGAIAFGLAFSSFPVIYTILRGMNLVNSEVGKFAMSVALLGDMAAILVLTFFEAMMHGDGGGAMAIVWYLVSVVIFSGFMLLVVRGALEWVVAQTPEGKLVDQNYIVMILMGVLVACFLTDMLGLSIGVGPIWLGLVVPHGPPLGSTLAIRSETFIHEFLMPFSFGLVGLNTNVYLLTNDIWDQELSPLVYMVIVGFITKFIAVVAAAVFFKVPTRDSLTLGLMMNLRGQIDMLLYLHWIDKRIVGLAGFTVLVLQTLVITGISTPLISFLYDPNRPYRIVKHRTIQHTPPSTEMGLVLAVSDYEALPGLITFLDLAYPTTSSPFAIYAIQLVELMGRASPVFIEEKDVEEEEEEEHHERIRSRRVDKVQSAFRLYQENRDECVTLHAYTAHAPKRLMYQDICELALTKKTAFILLPYQKERLDDAAPTELRSSGMLSVNADVLAHTPCSVCIYYDKGRLRNAVFRSLDDQQRSNSLSRVRQETYRFVVLFLGGADNREALHLADRMTVNPDITLTVIRFLAFNHEGEDEKEKKLDDGVVTWFWVKNEGKDRVSYKEVVVKNGAETLAAIQAMNVNDYDLWITGKREGINPKILEGLSEWSENHQLGVIGETVAGSIFASDGSVLVVQQQVRNRKGGDAFLNGKFDYKSLVSSWSCYR
- the LOC108844947 gene encoding transcription initiation factor TFIID subunit 15b; protein product: MSGVYNQDGGDGRYGGHGGGSRGNRAGGGYQGGDRGGRGGGGGGRGGGGRDGGGRDGDWRCPNPSCGNVNFARRVECNKCGAPAPSGTAGDRGGSRGGGASDRGGGRSYESSRYDGGSRSRSDGGGGGSYGSNSQHRDNGPTPPPMAAIPSYDGSGTYPPPMGYGMETVPPPSSYAGGPTGGYGGDAPRGGRGGGYDALRRQEPSYGDAPAEKVKQCDANCDETCDNARIYISNLPPDVTTDELKDLFGGIGQVGRIKQKRGYKDQWPYNIKIYTDEKGKNKGDACLAYEDPSAAHSAGGFFNNYEMRGSKIGVTMAEKSAPKAPAFDQRGGGRGGGGGYGGVDRRRDNYGSGPDRNHHGGNRSRPY